One genomic region from Atribacteraceae bacterium encodes:
- a CDS encoding penicillin-binding protein 2 → MNSRKFVHRTNFLVFLLFTFLFYIGFRLYTVQITYGDVYRQRANLIRMRVEDLVPPRGKILDRHNEAIARDFEAISVYALPSLIVNPEETAKHLARILTMDQEELFVRLKSPLSFVWIQRKVPLYLEEVLRKENLPGIEWRRENIRFYPQAPRLSNLVGFVGTDHRGLEGVEFTFDQELTGEVGFVTYERDATGREIPGSTGFLNPKPGNDVILTIDSSIQFFAERALDQAMESTKAKRGVVVVNDPRSGDILAMVARPTFDNSHFWAYDPDKWRNLAIGMVFEPGSTVKPLVVAASLEEKLTHPQEAFYCPGHIMVYNHRMRDINAHGDLKLEEIIADSCNVGVIQLAQRLGEERLFRYLKDFGIGEPTKLPLEGEESGLLRPFREWSALSIGAVPIGQEMLVTPLQLLKSLSAIANQGVLMHPRIVQRVQTLDGEPVREHLPAPAGRVISADTAWLVLHMMEKAAEEGTGKRAVIPGYRIGGKTGTGQKIGPDGLYMADRFVSSFAGFFPLPDPQIGIVVVLDEAQGAFYGGEIATPVFRDIAQNVINYLGIPSQDAEVRIY, encoded by the coding sequence ATGAATTCGAGAAAATTTGTCCACCGGACAAATTTTCTGGTCTTCCTCCTCTTCACGTTCTTGTTTTACATCGGGTTTCGTTTGTATACCGTGCAGATCACCTATGGTGACGTCTACCGGCAACGGGCAAACCTGATCAGAATGCGGGTCGAAGACCTCGTTCCTCCACGGGGTAAAATACTCGACCGGCACAATGAAGCCATTGCCAGGGATTTCGAGGCTATTTCAGTCTATGCCCTTCCTTCTCTGATTGTCAACCCTGAAGAAACCGCCAAACATTTGGCTCGCATCCTCACTATGGATCAAGAAGAGTTGTTTGTCCGTCTGAAAAGCCCGCTCAGTTTCGTTTGGATACAAAGGAAGGTCCCGCTCTATTTGGAAGAAGTATTGCGGAAGGAGAATTTACCGGGTATTGAGTGGCGGAGAGAGAATATTCGCTTTTATCCACAAGCGCCCCGCTTGAGTAATCTCGTCGGTTTTGTCGGGACTGACCATCGGGGGTTGGAAGGAGTCGAATTTACTTTTGACCAGGAATTGACGGGGGAAGTCGGCTTTGTTACCTACGAGCGTGACGCAACCGGTCGGGAAATACCCGGTAGTACCGGCTTTTTAAACCCGAAACCGGGGAATGACGTTATTCTTACTATAGACAGTTCAATCCAATTTTTCGCTGAACGCGCGCTGGATCAGGCTATGGAGAGCACTAAGGCCAAAAGGGGCGTGGTGGTGGTCAACGATCCCCGTTCCGGTGACATACTGGCCATGGTGGCCCGGCCTACCTTCGACAACAGTCATTTCTGGGCCTACGATCCCGATAAGTGGAGAAATTTGGCCATCGGGATGGTTTTCGAACCGGGTTCGACGGTCAAACCGCTGGTGGTGGCCGCCAGCCTTGAAGAAAAACTGACTCACCCTCAAGAAGCGTTTTATTGTCCGGGCCATATAATGGTGTATAATCATCGAATGCGGGATATCAATGCCCATGGCGATCTGAAACTGGAGGAGATTATCGCCGACTCGTGCAATGTCGGGGTCATACAACTGGCGCAACGGTTGGGAGAAGAACGTCTCTTTCGCTATCTCAAAGATTTTGGAATCGGCGAACCTACCAAGCTTCCTCTCGAGGGAGAGGAAAGTGGGCTGTTGCGCCCTTTTCGGGAATGGTCAGCCCTTTCGATCGGTGCTGTTCCCATCGGGCAGGAAATGTTGGTAACGCCTCTTCAGCTGTTAAAATCCCTTTCGGCGATCGCAAACCAAGGGGTATTGATGCATCCCCGGATTGTCCAGCGGGTGCAAACCCTGGATGGTGAACCGGTCAGGGAACATCTCCCAGCGCCGGCTGGCCGGGTGATCAGCGCCGATACAGCGTGGCTCGTATTGCACATGATGGAGAAGGCCGCAGAAGAGGGAACCGGTAAAAGGGCGGTCATTCCCGGATACCGGATCGGAGGAAAGACAGGCACCGGACAGAAAATCGGACCGGACGGCCTTTATATGGCGGATCGATTTGTTTCGTCCTTCGCCGGTTTTTTCCCTCTCCCCGATCCCCAGATAGGCATTGTCGTTGTTCTGGATGAAGCGCAAGGCGCGTTTTATGGAGGCGAGATCGCCACACCGGTGTTTCGGGATATCGCACAGAATGTTATTAATTACCTGGGCATTCCGTCTCAGGATGCAGAGGTTCG